From the genome of Phlebotomus papatasi isolate M1 chromosome 2, Ppap_2.1, whole genome shotgun sequence:
TTTCAAAACAATGGATAGGTATCAGCTCCATCGGGTATTGATGGCAGAAATAGAGAAACAGAAGCAAGCCGCAAGAAGAGGAAAAACCGACCTTGATGTAATCCGGGAAAATCATCAGTTTCTCTGggatgaaaatgagaaaaacctCTCGTGGGAGCGTCAACTGGCCAAGAGTTACTACAGCAAACTCTTCCGGGAGTACTGCATCTGTGACCTGAGTCAGTACAAGAAGAATCAAGTGGGACTGCGTTGGCGGACAGAAAATGAGATTGTAATGGGAAAGGGGCAGTTTATCTGTGGCAATAAGCACTGCAGGGAGGAAGAGAAGCTCGTAAGCTGGGAAGTGAATTTTAATTACATAGAACACGGACAGAAAAAGACAGCACTCGTGAAGGTCAGACTCTGTCCGGAATGTTCACATAAGCTCAACTATCACACGAAAAAGAGATTAGCCAAGAGGAAACCCAAGAGACTCGATAtatcttccaagaaaaaattaccAGAAACACCTGGAACCTCCAAAGCTGAAGAGAAACCTCTTGAAGTTGAAGAAAATGCATCAAATGAGGAATTCAAAGAAACTGAAGAAACAGGCAATCCGGAGGAAAACATTTGGGCAGCAAAAGGTATTTTCCTTAAGATTAAacctttttttctatattctaaCATAATTTTATCTCTTTTTCTCAGATGCTCCCGTGGAAGACAAGACAAGGGAAGATGAATTCAATGAATACCTCGAAGATCTTCTGCTTTAGTTTCACTGGGCAGTGTAGGAACTCGTGCCGAAATTGAGTCTGTTCATGTGACCATCAATCCAATTGCGAAACAGCGAGACATGAGAGTAGACAGCTGGATGGTTTGCATGGCAGCCAATGCCCCAGGAAACAATTCCCGTCTGGACGTATGTGTTGGCTCCGGGAGGACCCACGGGGCATACAAGTGGCGCTCCACCATCGCCGGTACATGTGTCAATTCCGGGAATTCCTCCAGCACAGACAAAGGTTGGATCGAGAAAGAATTTCGATCCTAAGCGAGTGTTTTGCAGAGCAGCTTCGCATTTCTGATTAGGAACCATTGGCAGCTTGACCCTCTTCATGATAACACTGTACTTTCCTGCCTTTCCAAAAATGTCCTTtcctgaaaattaaataaaaccattTAAGTTTTCTtgcgaaaaaataaaaattcctttGGGTGAAACCGGTGAAACAGCCAAGTTTTTCTTCTCGTAATTGCCATAGAAAATCACTGAGAAGCccagataaacttatggtagctgagattctttacacgCAACCATAGAAGtgtaaattcgattgtgagtttaatttatataattgaCTTGACTAATTTTTACTaacacagagaaatccgaaaaagttaaaataacattccggaaatgttaattttaccctgcagtattgatccaaaatcagtgtaaatttCGCGATCCCTTATATTTTCGTCAACGAAAAGTTAATTCGGATAATTAGTGTTTACTGCTAGGCCTAAGCCAATGCTAACAGCGTACGGTATCTTATTTCTGAATTACAAAACAAGTTCTAAATATTATAACGCGTTAATtacattgtaaatttaaaaaaaaaattcgtgaaattctaCTACAAAAAATCGgtgtttatatttaaaaaaaaagcagtaGGGGAACGTACCCATGTTTTGCgtggtcccaagctttataataatgactaatttttcctatgtttctcaataattgtgactgcgcaataaattttgaaaaacaggacactttccccaactttttaaaatatgggtgcgatgagtcataatttattgaaaaacataggaaaaaattagttattaaagcatgggaccgtgcaaagcattgGCTGAGCACCTTcccctaattttattttatttatataatccATCGCTAagcttataaaatttttaaagtcacgCCCACGCCCCATTTAAAAGTTAAGGTCaactaaatttacaatttttgaaCTTTCTGAAAGTAGATAAAATAGACTAAACTTTCAATTACATTATTGTATAATATTGCTAAATtatcaaagttcgaaatttcataTTTTGCCCTACGAACATGATAAAGGGGATTATTTCTTTATTATACacttaaacaaataaataaattatgaataatAAGATTAAGgttattaaggggttacgtgggtcgcgcattttaagaaaaaccagcatatttccttgactatttttttcaacataacaaaaaaaaattaaattcgagtACTTAAGTATATAAGAGTGtaacattttaactatattttctgaaattttcatttcaaaattttaaaaattcaacagttGGAACCtgtatgtaaaaaatatgtcttTTTCAAAAAGGGTCTCCTAAAACCAAGTTCCAATGGTTCCaatgattgaattttaaatatttttaaattaaaatttcagaaaatatagtttaaatattgtacttttatacacttaagaacttaaataaaaataatttttttatgtcaaacaaattagagaaaatatggtattttccagtatttttgacCCACATATCCATTAAAAAGAGGTCATACAATTAGAGATAGCTATTTGGGACCTTCGTGAAACTTCCCCCACATAAGTCGATCCAAGATATAAGACGACTTTCTTTTACCACTcatccctccaaaaccatgattTTTGAGATTGCTCGAAAGCACATCGttcgatttttctttttttctttttggatacgttttagaAGAGGCTGCGTAGGTATACTTTTCGTTCATAtacggctctttttcaatcgggcgcaaaattttgttgacgattttcacgtttgattttaaaacaaatttgttcaaattcactgtagttccTTTTGTTttttcgtgattctttatatttgagcactttttgtggaattcacaattattttgatgcccaaatctctcaaTAATTTAAATGACATTTtaccccatatgcccgattgagagagagcgTACTGTACATCATTTCTTATAACGCTTTTACCGGGTAAAAGCCGGGATGACTCTATAGTCTAGTGTCTAGtggttttgaaatttcgaacaattCTAATccgatatttaattttaattcaatttaatttattttaatattaaccgataattaatttttgtccgaaaatcaatttattatgtTCAGATATTTTGGGCGATTTTTTGGATCATTTCATAAATTGGTTGAAATTGGTTGTGAACCATAATATCGAAAAACTATtggaggtatagcatctaagtctcGAGTTCGACCACTTCACAAAGTATCGGACGTTTTGCCACCACTTTTTCATCCTAAACTTTTTACATCTTTTAACTtacttttaatataaaaaaaatagtagacGAATTAGTAATCTGAAATACATGAAAGATTAAAAGAAACAGACAATTCCTCGTTTGCTTTGGAAGGTATAAAGTTATttgaagtttaatttaaaaaaaactaatagaaaaatgggaaaaatgacTAATGTGGGAAATTCTTAAACTTAATTTTGCACTAAAAAACTGTTTCCGCGAATAAAAGTGtactattaatttaaaaaaaagaagtgttttCGTTAAACTATTATTTCTTATGACTCTGGtacataaaatatatatatatatataagcaATCATAATCCACTATAATCTGTTTTTTATAGATCCtatgaaaataattgttttagtAATTATTATTAGTATCAGGGGGGGAGGTCTTTCCAAATAGACATGGTGTTGGTATTAtgaaagttttataaaaaaaatcaaaaaataagatGGATTTAAAATTGTCTCACCcaataagtaggggagactggggcaaaaagtcacaaatcgaaaaattcaaaattcaatatcttccaaggtaaaaaaatagcggctcaatttttcttctatagatagcctccacagaccttcttcaatgtcgtaagtttcttagaattcgaacaaggaatttagaaaataaaaaatatcgaaatttttagccctatttttgaaatattttccttgcagaagataacaattattacctacttgttttccaaaattgatgcactggtgaatatttcctaaataatttggattttttgaacacGAATCCGctgtttattttagaatttcacaaaattctccagaaattcttttatttaaaatgaccacttggggtaaaaagtaacaaaaggtaaggagcaaataataattttataatttaaggtCCTTACCCCATCCGGTGGCATAGCAAGAGTCGCTGGTTGAGAGGTAGTTCTGCGGAGGCAAACAGATGGGACTGATGTGATCCATGATTTGGAATGGAGATGTTACCACCAATAAGGCAACATTGTTGGCCAGTGTTTTGATATTGTAGCTGGGATGGGAAATTATTTGCGATACAGTGCGTTCTTGGAATGGAAGGCGCTCCTTTGTAGTCTGAGTGTCCCATTCCCCAGCGCGTACTTTGATCTCATTGGGTGGGATCAGGCGTACACAGTGATTTCCCGTGAGAATGACACTGGGGTGAAT
Proteins encoded in this window:
- the LOC129803548 gene encoding phenoloxidase-activating factor 2-like — protein: MKKVVFCGLVLVLMIGSGKSQDSLIDRVQMVFGPGGNASRATGGFGEIVTPEPIVEPTSAPQILTTDSGQQCTCVPYYLCDPTTNTTIKDGRFDGFGQIDIRFDPRSCQDVLDVCCLGEKQREEPIMPSPPTTNSQPNRPRGCGIRNVGGLDFTLVGSTNEAGFGEFPWTVALIRIRDDACLCGGSLIHPSVILTGNHCVRLIPPNEIKVRAGEWDTQTTKERLPFQERTVSQIISHPSYNIKTLANNVALLVVTSPFQIMDHISPICLPPQNYLSTSDSCYATGWGKDIFGKAGKYSVIMKRVKLPMVPNQKCEAALQNTRLGSKFFLDPTFVCAGGIPGIDTCTGDGGAPLVCPVGPPGANTYVQTGIVSWGIGCHANHPAVYSHVSLFRNWIDGHMNRLNFGTSSYTAQ
- the LOC129803549 gene encoding protein FRA10AC1; amino-acid sequence: MTEGIFKTMDRYQLHRVLMAEIEKQKQAARRGKTDLDVIRENHQFLWDENEKNLSWERQLAKSYYSKLFREYCICDLSQYKKNQVGLRWRTENEIVMGKGQFICGNKHCREEEKLVSWEVNFNYIEHGQKKTALVKVRLCPECSHKLNYHTKKRLAKRKPKRLDISSKKKLPETPGTSKAEEKPLEVEENASNEEFKETEETGNPEENIWAAKDAPVEDKTREDEFNEYLEDLLL